From the genome of Eucalyptus grandis isolate ANBG69807.140 chromosome 2, ASM1654582v1, whole genome shotgun sequence, one region includes:
- the LOC104432953 gene encoding probable small nuclear ribonucleoprotein G yields the protein MSRSGQPPDLKKYMDKKLQIKLNANRMVVGTLRGFDQFMNLVVDNTVEVNGNEKNDIGMVVIRGNSVVTVEALEPVNRT from the exons ATGAGCAGATCGGGCCAGCCTCCGGATCTCAAGAA GTACATGGACAAGAAGCTCCAAA TTAAGCTTAACGCAAATAGGATGGTTGTTGGAACACTCCGTGGGTTCGATCAGTTCATGAATCTAGTGGTAGATAATACTGTCGAAGTGAATGGGAATGAGAAGAATGACATAGGGATGGTG GTTATAAGAGGAAACAGTGTTGTAACTGTGGAAGCTCTTGAACCTGTGAACAGGACATAG
- the LOC104432954 gene encoding uncharacterized protein LOC104432954, producing the protein MAASVSALSFSVHRTRPAGLSPAHVAVDEPRKRFPFSFGSRPSLSFASVGPRRHYLGPLFAYPRASPSPARDALLGDGFASAAEEEGDLTIPEERPVKFLLWVVFWASLSLAWFAASKDANAAVDSIKASGFGVKVASKLRSSGWPDEAVVFALATLPVIELRGAIPVGYWMQLKPSLLTVLSVIGNMLPVPFIILYLKKLATFLARRSRSASRLLEMVFERAKEKAGPVEEFQWLGLMLFVAVPFPGTGAWTGAIIASVLDMPFWPAVTANFCGVVLAGLLVNLLVNLGLKYAIVTGIILFFISTFMWSILRSLRKSLSSSN; encoded by the exons ATGGCCGCCTCTGTGTCGGCATTATCTTTCTCTGTCCACAGGACTCGCCCCGCCGGACTCTCGCCTGCCCATGTGGCCGTCGACGAGCCCCGTAAAAGGTTCCCCTTCTCCTTCGGGTCGAGGCCGAGCTTGTCCTTCGCATCTGTGGGTCCCCGCCGCCATTATTTGGGCCCACTCTTTGCCTACCCTCGTGCTTCCCCGTCGCCGGCGAGGGACGCCCTTCTGGGAGATGGGTTCGCTTCCGCGGCCGAAGAGGAGGGCGATTTGACGATTCCCGAGGAGAGGCCGGTCAAGTTCCTGCTCTGGGTCGTGTTCTGGGCTTCCCTGTCTCTGGCTTGGTTCGCGGCTTCCAAGGACGCGAATGCCGCCGTTGATTCCATCAAAGCCTCGGGCTTTGGCGTGAAGGTCGCCAGCAAACTGCGGAGCTCGGGATGGCCGGACGAAGCCGTGGTCTTCGCGCTCGCGACGCTTCCGGTGATTGAGCTCCGAGGGGCTATTCCTGTCGGTTACTGGATGCAACTCAAGCCTTCGCTCCTCACTGTCTTATCTGTTATCGG GAATATGTTGCCCGTACCATTCATCATACTCTACTTGAAGAAGTTAGCTACTTTCCTTGCTAGGAGGAGCCGATCAGCATCCCGGTTACTTGAAATGGTATTTGAGAGGGCGAAAGAGAAGGCTGGCCCTGTGGAAGAGTTTCAGTGGCTTGGCCTCATGTTGTTTGTGGCTGTGCCTTTTCCTGGAACGGGGGCTTGGACCGGAGCTATCATAGCTTCAGTTCTGGATATGCCCTTTTGGCCTGCGGTGACTGCCAATTTTTGCGGTGTTGTCCTCGCAGGGCTTCTGGTGAATTTGCTTGTGAACCTTGGACTCAAATATGCCATCGTGACTGGTATaatcctcttttttatttccacaTTCATGTGGAGCATCCTCCGAAGTCTTAGGAAATCTTTGAGCTCATCAAACTGA